In Gigantopelta aegis isolate Gae_Host chromosome 14, Gae_host_genome, whole genome shotgun sequence, the following proteins share a genomic window:
- the LOC121388321 gene encoding acyl-coenzyme A diphosphatase FITM2-like yields MATDRNVKNGKSSSNPKNPYMNFARGYRTTAKGSGKKPLPEPIHVGHFIMMVVIKLCRTVLLVDTSVKIGVYLTGVLVGSVICDLFAFPRSYFSNKGNILNQWFVKLGWGWTLSLLLAYIFLTSTVYCCGNWNYIRRHLLRLAVGTFWWYVCTSLFVRVETMVGVCTVTTIKDKFACVEAGKSWLGFDISGHCFLLIHSLLIINEELKTFRDWSKLGGFLQDEELKDKRKVTEKEISDAQISFKLLTPMIKVNIIAITMLALLWELMLLISVIYRFHTLPQKVTASFIAVGCWFISYRILFRSKVEWLPLQPGESPLSYMKLS; encoded by the coding sequence ATGGCGACAGACAGAAATGTTAAGAATGGAAAATCGTCAAGTAATCCAAAAAACCCTTATATGAATTTTGCTAGAGGTTACAGAACGACAGCTAAGGGTAGTGGGAAGAAACCTCTTCCAGAGCCAATTCACGTAGGCCATTTTATCATGATGGTCGTCATAAAACTTTGCCGTACAGTTCTTTTAGTGGACACGTCAGTTAAAATCGGCGTGTATTTGACTGGGGTTTTGGTTGGTTCAGTTATTTGTGATCTTTTCGCGTTTCCGCGATCTTACTTTTCAAACAAGGGAAACATACTGAATCAATGGTTCGTGAAACTCGGATGGGGCTGGACTCTTTCTCTGTTGCTCGCGTACATCTTCCTAACCAGCACCGTGTATTGTTGTGGAAACTGGAACTACATTAGGAGGCATCTTCTGAGACTAGCAGTAGGAACCTTTTGGTGGTACGTGTGTACAAGTCTCTTTGTTCGTGTGGAGACAATGGTTGGAGTGTGTACAGTAACCACAATCAAAGACAAATTTGCTTGTGTTGAAGCTGGGAAAAGTTGGCTTGGATTCGACATCTCTGGACACTGTTTCTTGCTGATTCACAGCCTTTTGATCATTAATGAAGAGTTGAAGACATTCAGGGATTGGAGCAAACTGGGGGGATTCCTACAGGATGAGGAACTGAAGGATAAGAGAAAAGTAACGGAGAAGGAAATATCAGATGCCCAGATTTCATTCAAATTATTGACTCCGATGATTAAAGTGAACATCATAGCTATTACCATGTTGGCTCTTCTTTGGGAGTTAATGTTGCTTATAAGTGTTATATATCGTTTTCATACCCTTCCACAGAAAGTAACTGCATCATTTATTGCTGTTGGTTGTTGGTTCATTAGTTATAGAATTCTGTTTCGCAGCAAAGTGGAGTGGCTGCCACTACAGCCAGGAGAGTCGCCCCTGTCATACATGAAACTATCGTAA